In Cupriavidus taiwanensis, the following proteins share a genomic window:
- a CDS encoding asparaginase produces the protein MKYSARVTTLAAALLSASLITGAAHAQLAPAAQPAAAAATAPAEARKANIVIIGTGGTIAGAGAAATNTAAYQSAVVPVDKIIASVPEISKVANVKGEQIFQIGSESFNNERLLKLAKRVSELLKQPDVDGIVITHGTDTIEETAYFLNLTLKSDKPVVVVGSMRPGTALGADGALNLYDAVLVASNPASKGKGTLAVLNDEIHTGRDVSKTNTFKTETFRSPFGPLGYVVEGRTLFYRLPARPHTVQTQWDIDKIDKLPEVAVVYAYGNANPAAVDAAVKSGAKAIIYAATGNGSVGDYMVEPLKAARAKGVHIVRASRTGSGVVVRNAEQPDDKYDWIVTDDQLPQKARILMALALTQTNDSKALQQVFWKY, from the coding sequence ATGAAATATTCCGCCCGCGTCACCACGCTGGCCGCTGCCCTGCTGTCGGCGAGCCTGATCACCGGCGCCGCCCACGCGCAGCTCGCGCCTGCGGCCCAGCCTGCCGCCGCCGCTGCCACGGCCCCGGCCGAAGCGCGCAAGGCCAACATCGTCATCATCGGCACCGGCGGCACCATTGCCGGCGCCGGCGCGGCGGCGACCAACACCGCCGCCTACCAGTCCGCCGTGGTCCCGGTCGACAAGATCATCGCCTCGGTGCCGGAAATCTCCAAGGTCGCCAACGTCAAGGGCGAGCAGATCTTCCAGATCGGCTCGGAGAGCTTCAACAACGAACGCCTGCTCAAGCTGGCCAAGCGCGTGTCGGAACTGCTCAAGCAGCCTGACGTCGACGGCATCGTGATCACGCACGGTACCGACACCATCGAGGAAACCGCGTATTTCCTCAACCTGACGCTGAAGAGCGACAAGCCGGTGGTGGTGGTCGGCTCGATGCGCCCGGGCACCGCACTGGGTGCCGACGGCGCGCTGAACCTCTATGACGCCGTGCTGGTCGCCTCTAACCCGGCGTCCAAGGGCAAGGGCACGCTGGCGGTGCTGAACGACGAGATCCACACCGGCCGCGACGTCTCCAAGACCAACACCTTCAAGACCGAGACCTTCCGCTCGCCGTTCGGCCCGCTCGGCTACGTGGTGGAAGGCCGCACGCTGTTCTACCGCCTGCCGGCACGGCCGCACACGGTGCAGACGCAGTGGGACATCGACAAGATCGACAAGCTGCCCGAGGTGGCGGTGGTCTACGCCTACGGCAACGCCAACCCGGCCGCGGTCGACGCGGCGGTGAAGAGCGGCGCCAAGGCCATCATCTACGCCGCCACCGGCAACGGCAGCGTCGGCGACTACATGGTCGAGCCGCTCAAGGCCGCGCGCGCCAAGGGCGTGCATATCGTGCGCGCGTCGCGCACGGGCAGCGGCGTGGTGGTACGCAATGCCGAGCAGCCGGACGACAAGTACGACTGGATCGTCACCGACGACCAGCTGCCGCAGAAGGCGCGCATCCTGATGGCGCTGGCTCTGACGCAGACCAACGACAGCAAGGCGCTGCAGCAGGTCTTCTGGAAATACTGA
- a CDS encoding PaaI family thioesterase, protein MPHTIAAVPLSQHRRPAGVDPRMRAMVDTVLLGSPVARALGVRLASLAPDHVELEMPFLPTNVTHGSIVHGGVIATLIDIAGAAAAASGASADEVQGGATGSLSIQYLAPAQGAALRAVASVARRGRRQVVTDVSVYAEAPDEGVLVARALMSSAMF, encoded by the coding sequence ATGCCCCATACCATCGCCGCCGTGCCCCTGTCCCAACACCGCCGCCCGGCCGGCGTCGACCCGCGCATGCGCGCCATGGTCGACACCGTGCTGCTGGGATCTCCCGTGGCGCGTGCCCTCGGCGTGCGGCTGGCAAGCCTGGCGCCGGACCATGTCGAGCTGGAGATGCCGTTCCTGCCGACCAACGTGACCCACGGCAGCATCGTGCACGGCGGCGTCATCGCGACATTGATCGACATTGCCGGCGCGGCCGCGGCTGCGTCTGGTGCTAGTGCCGACGAGGTGCAGGGCGGTGCCACCGGTTCGCTGTCGATCCAATACCTGGCGCCGGCACAGGGTGCCGCGCTGAGGGCGGTGGCCTCGGTGGCCCGGCGTGGCCGCCGGCAGGTGGTGACGGATGTCTCGGTGTACGCCGAAGCGCCCGACGAAGGCGTGCTGGTTGCCAGGGCCTTGATGAGCAGTGCGATGTTCTGA
- a CDS encoding DUF1289 domain-containing protein, with protein MPSPYESAPLRPEPDHGSTDSTLSERPDSPCIGICSTLFDEVCQGCGRTAAEVSNWVFFSDEEKQQVWDRITREGTGKRFRQG; from the coding sequence ATGCCGTCACCTTACGAATCCGCCCCGCTCCGCCCCGAACCGGACCACGGCAGCACGGATTCCACGCTGTCCGAGCGCCCGGACAGCCCCTGCATCGGCATCTGCTCGACCTTGTTCGACGAGGTGTGCCAGGGCTGCGGCCGCACCGCGGCCGAGGTCAGCAACTGGGTATTTTTCAGCGACGAGGAAAAGCAGCAGGTGTGGGATCGCATCACGCGCGAAGGCACCGGCAAGCGTTTCCGCCAGGGCTGA
- a CDS encoding MOSC domain-containing protein yields the protein MSQPLSAIRVPVDAVLTGAVRPFGPKGVPSGIAKAATRARLRVTATGLEGDGQGDPRHHGGPEKALHHYAFDHYPAWRLTLREQGASADGVLDTPGAFGENLSTTGLTEADVCIGDQFRLGTARVEVSQARQPCWKLNHRFGYAGMSRAVQQSLRTGWYYRVLETGDVAAGDMLELVARPCPGWSLHRLLQVLYVERLDYAALEEMAALAPLAENWRKLARQRLERREVEAMERRLSGE from the coding sequence ATGAGCCAGCCGCTATCCGCCATCCGCGTGCCGGTCGATGCGGTGCTGACCGGCGCCGTGCGCCCGTTCGGACCCAAGGGCGTACCCAGCGGCATTGCCAAGGCCGCAACGCGCGCGCGGCTGCGCGTGACCGCCACCGGGCTCGAGGGCGACGGGCAGGGAGATCCGCGCCACCACGGCGGCCCGGAAAAGGCGCTGCACCACTATGCCTTCGACCACTACCCGGCGTGGCGCCTGACGCTGCGGGAACAGGGCGCGTCAGCCGACGGCGTCCTCGACACGCCTGGCGCCTTCGGCGAGAACCTGAGCACCACGGGCCTGACCGAAGCGGACGTCTGCATCGGCGACCAATTCCGCCTGGGCACGGCGCGGGTCGAGGTGTCGCAGGCGCGCCAGCCGTGCTGGAAGCTCAACCACCGCTTCGGCTATGCGGGCATGTCGCGCGCCGTGCAGCAGAGCCTGCGCACCGGCTGGTACTACCGCGTGCTGGAAACCGGCGACGTGGCCGCGGGCGATATGCTGGAACTGGTGGCGCGGCCCTGTCCCGGATGGTCGCTGCACCGTCTGCTGCAGGTGCTGTATGTCGAGCGGCTCGACTATGCCGCGCTGGAGGAAATGGCCGCGCTGGCACCGCTGGCCGAAAACTGGCGCAAGCTGGCACGGCAGCGCCTGGAGCGGCGCGAAGTCGAAGCGATGGAGCGGCGCCTGTCCGGCGAATGA
- a CDS encoding glutamine amidotransferase, whose translation MTTRTTHVIQHVAFEHAGVIGNALRARGHTLRVFQAGVDDLGPIASEPADLLLVLGGPIGVYETNAYPWLEAEIALIRQRLGAGGKLIGVCLGAQLIARAAGARVYPGPREIGWAPITPTPAGQDSALAELAAAQWEVLHWHGDTFDLPAGAQLLASTAAVPNQAYAIGNQALALQFHPEVMPRDIEAWLIGHTVELGKAGIDPRTIRARTAQVGATVAAAGERMFARWLEQAGL comes from the coding sequence ATGACAACGCGTACCACCCATGTGATCCAGCACGTCGCCTTCGAGCATGCGGGCGTGATCGGCAACGCCCTGCGCGCGCGCGGACACACGCTGCGGGTGTTCCAGGCCGGCGTCGACGATCTTGGCCCCATCGCCAGCGAGCCGGCCGACCTGCTGCTGGTGCTCGGCGGCCCCATCGGCGTCTACGAGACCAACGCCTATCCGTGGCTGGAGGCGGAAATCGCGCTGATCCGCCAGCGCCTGGGCGCCGGCGGCAAGCTCATCGGCGTCTGCCTGGGCGCGCAGCTGATCGCGCGCGCCGCCGGCGCCAGGGTCTACCCCGGCCCGCGCGAGATCGGCTGGGCGCCGATTACGCCGACGCCGGCCGGGCAGGATTCGGCGCTGGCCGAGCTGGCCGCGGCGCAATGGGAAGTCCTGCACTGGCACGGCGACACCTTCGACCTGCCCGCCGGCGCGCAGCTGCTGGCCTCGACCGCGGCGGTGCCGAACCAGGCCTATGCCATCGGCAACCAGGCGCTGGCGCTGCAGTTCCACCCCGAGGTCATGCCGCGCGATATCGAGGCCTGGCTGATCGGCCATACCGTCGAACTGGGCAAGGCCGGCATCGATCCGCGCACTATCCGCGCGCGCACCGCGCAGGTCGGCGCGACCGTGGCGGCGGCGGGGGAACGCATGTTCGCGCGCTGGCTGGAGCAAGCCGGACTATGA
- a CDS encoding penicillin acylase family protein — protein MRALGRLTRWLAVLLGLAVAGAAGALVWYRHAAQPPVSGNEVLAGLREPVTVVRDRHGVPHIRAASKVDAWFALGYVHAQDRLWQMQMNKRIVAGRLAEILGPSAVDNDKFLRTLGVRRNAEAIFAQASPEARAALQAYADGVNAWIDQRQGPLPPEFLLLRTRPERWEPADTLGWQTMMAWDLGGNWTQETLRMRLAQVLPVARISELLAPYPGEQPVRTMDYGHLYRQLAPLASAMASVGDKAPPGYVEGMGSNNWVVSGAHTQSGKPMLANDPHLGLQAPALWYLARLSAPGLEVAGATLPGMPLVVLGHNDRIAWGLTNTAPDVQDLYIERVRPGNDTQYQTPQGWAAFETRTETIRVKGAADVTLKVRSTRHGPVISDVAESLTSAAEPLGAQYVVAFQWTALRADDRTFLAGLRLNQARDWNSFTDALRDFHSPQQNIVYADVDGNIGFYAPGRVPLRRADNDLKGLAPAPGWDARYDWTGFIPFEALPHQYNPAGGVIVTANQRIVAPDYPYFITSEWTVPYRFDRIRTLLAATPKHSFDSFAAIQKDVVSLAVRDVLPLLLAAPVSNDAARPARERALLQALRQWDGTMDPARAEPLVVTAWLRELSRRLFEEKTGEAIFVRLWDQRNVQQPMLNILRDPRKLGAFWCDRPHTGPAESCDDAVADAWTQAMADLSRRYGDDPARWRWGEAHAARLEHRPFGKVGYLAPLFNLRVPTGGDTYTVNVGRHNLRDDKAPFENTHAASVRALYDLSDLAASRFMDSTGQSGNALLPRYRDWIGKWAAVEYITMPPAAARGQQGAADALVLAPATK, from the coding sequence ATGCGCGCGTTGGGTCGGCTGACCAGGTGGCTGGCGGTGCTGCTGGGGCTGGCGGTGGCCGGCGCGGCGGGCGCGCTGGTCTGGTATCGCCATGCGGCACAGCCGCCGGTGTCGGGCAACGAGGTGCTGGCCGGGTTGCGCGAACCGGTCACGGTGGTGCGCGATCGCCATGGCGTGCCGCATATCCGCGCCGCCAGCAAGGTCGATGCGTGGTTCGCGCTGGGCTACGTCCACGCGCAAGACCGGCTGTGGCAGATGCAGATGAACAAGCGCATCGTCGCCGGCCGGCTCGCGGAGATCCTGGGCCCGTCCGCCGTCGATAACGACAAGTTCCTGCGCACGCTGGGCGTGCGGCGCAACGCCGAGGCCATCTTCGCGCAGGCGTCGCCCGAGGCGCGCGCGGCGCTGCAGGCCTATGCCGACGGCGTCAATGCATGGATCGACCAGCGCCAGGGCCCGCTGCCGCCGGAGTTCCTGCTGCTGCGCACCCGGCCCGAGCGCTGGGAACCGGCCGACACGCTGGGCTGGCAGACCATGATGGCATGGGACCTGGGCGGCAACTGGACCCAGGAGACGCTGCGCATGCGGCTGGCGCAGGTGCTGCCGGTGGCCCGCATCAGCGAACTGCTGGCGCCGTATCCGGGCGAGCAGCCGGTACGCACCATGGACTATGGCCATCTGTACCGGCAGCTGGCGCCGCTGGCGAGCGCGATGGCCAGCGTCGGCGACAAGGCCCCGCCGGGCTATGTCGAGGGCATGGGCTCGAACAACTGGGTGGTGTCGGGCGCGCACACGCAATCGGGCAAGCCGATGCTGGCCAACGATCCGCACCTGGGGCTGCAGGCGCCGGCGCTGTGGTACTTGGCGCGCCTGAGCGCGCCCGGGCTCGAGGTGGCCGGCGCGACGCTGCCCGGCATGCCGCTGGTGGTGCTGGGCCACAATGACCGGATCGCCTGGGGGCTGACCAATACCGCGCCGGATGTGCAGGACCTGTATATCGAACGCGTGCGTCCGGGCAACGACACCCAGTACCAGACGCCGCAGGGCTGGGCCGCGTTCGAGACCCGCACCGAAACCATCCGCGTCAAGGGCGCCGCCGACGTGACGCTGAAGGTCCGCAGCACGCGCCACGGGCCGGTGATTTCCGACGTGGCCGAGTCGCTTACCAGCGCCGCCGAGCCGCTGGGCGCGCAATACGTGGTGGCATTCCAGTGGACCGCGCTGCGCGCGGATGACCGTACCTTCCTCGCCGGGCTGCGGCTGAACCAGGCGCGCGACTGGAACAGCTTTACCGACGCGCTGCGCGACTTCCACTCGCCGCAGCAGAACATCGTCTATGCCGACGTCGACGGCAATATCGGCTTCTACGCGCCGGGCCGCGTGCCGCTGCGCCGCGCCGACAACGACCTCAAGGGCCTGGCGCCGGCGCCCGGCTGGGATGCGCGCTACGACTGGACCGGCTTTATCCCGTTCGAGGCGCTGCCGCACCAGTACAACCCCGCCGGGGGCGTGATCGTGACGGCCAACCAGCGCATCGTCGCGCCCGACTATCCGTACTTCATCACCAGCGAATGGACGGTGCCGTATCGCTTCGACCGCATCCGCACGCTGCTGGCGGCCACGCCGAAGCACAGCTTCGACAGCTTTGCCGCGATCCAGAAGGACGTGGTCTCCCTGGCGGTGCGCGATGTCTTGCCGCTGCTGCTGGCCGCGCCGGTCAGCAACGACGCCGCGCGCCCGGCGCGCGAACGCGCCTTGCTGCAGGCCTTGCGCCAGTGGGACGGCACCATGGACCCCGCGCGCGCCGAGCCGCTGGTGGTCACCGCATGGCTGCGCGAGCTGTCGCGCCGGCTGTTCGAGGAGAAGACCGGCGAGGCGATCTTCGTGCGCCTGTGGGACCAGCGCAACGTGCAGCAGCCCATGCTCAACATCCTGCGCGATCCGCGCAAGCTGGGCGCGTTCTGGTGCGACCGGCCCCATACCGGCCCGGCCGAGAGCTGCGACGATGCCGTGGCCGACGCCTGGACCCAGGCCATGGCGGACCTGTCGCGCCGCTATGGTGACGACCCCGCGCGCTGGCGCTGGGGCGAGGCCCATGCGGCGCGGCTGGAGCACCGGCCGTTCGGCAAGGTCGGCTACCTGGCGCCGCTGTTCAACCTGCGCGTGCCGACCGGTGGCGACACCTACACGGTCAACGTCGGCCGGCACAACCTGCGCGACGACAAGGCGCCGTTCGAAAACACCCACGCGGCCAGCGTGCGCGCGCTCTATGACCTGTCCGACCTGGCGGCGTCGCGCTTCATGGACTCCACCGGGCAGTCCGGCAATGCGCTGCTGCCGCGCTACCGTGACTGGATCGGCAAGTGGGCGGCGGTGGAGTACATCACCATGCCGCCGGCGGCAGCCCGCGGTCAGCAGGGCGCGGCGGACGCCCTGGTGCTGGCGCCTGCGACAAAATAG
- a CDS encoding aldehyde dehydrogenase family protein — MQQRDKLFINGKWVAPHGTGKIDVIHSATEAVMGTIPEGSARDAEDAIQAARAAFDGWSATPPAERAGYIARIAEGLKARSEELAQLIAGEVGMPIKLARAIQVGGPVYNWGQAARLLEGFRFEEEVGNSLVVREPVGVVGAITPWNYPLNQITLKVAPALAAGCTVVLKPSEVAPLNAFVLAEVIEAAGLPPGVFNLVTGYGPVVGEVLASHPEVDMVSFTGSTRAGKRVSELAAQTVKRVALELGGKSASVILDDADLPAAVKGTINACFLNSGQTCSAHTRMLVPRARYDEVKAIAQKVVAGFTVGDPLQETSKLGPLISAVQKDRVTGYIRRGLEEGAELVAGGPETPEGLDQGFYVKPTVLGNVEPRATVAQEEIFGPVLSIICYDTEEDAVRIANDSIYGLGGGVWSGDEARAIRVARRIRTGQVDINGGPFNMQAPFGGYKQSGNGREAGKYGLEEFLEYKSLQLKKSAA, encoded by the coding sequence ATGCAACAACGAGACAAACTCTTCATTAACGGCAAGTGGGTTGCGCCCCACGGCACCGGCAAGATCGATGTCATCCATTCCGCCACCGAGGCGGTGATGGGGACGATTCCCGAAGGCTCGGCGCGCGACGCCGAAGACGCCATCCAGGCCGCGCGCGCGGCCTTCGACGGCTGGTCCGCAACGCCGCCGGCAGAGCGGGCGGGCTATATCGCCAGGATTGCCGAAGGGCTGAAGGCGCGCAGCGAAGAACTGGCCCAGCTGATCGCCGGCGAAGTCGGCATGCCGATCAAGCTGGCCCGCGCGATCCAGGTGGGCGGCCCGGTCTACAACTGGGGCCAGGCCGCCAGGCTGCTGGAAGGCTTCCGCTTCGAGGAAGAAGTCGGCAACTCGCTGGTGGTGCGCGAGCCGGTTGGCGTGGTCGGCGCGATCACGCCGTGGAACTACCCGCTCAACCAGATCACGCTGAAGGTGGCGCCGGCGCTGGCCGCGGGCTGCACCGTGGTGCTCAAGCCGTCCGAGGTGGCGCCGCTCAATGCCTTCGTGCTGGCCGAGGTGATCGAGGCCGCGGGGCTGCCGCCCGGCGTGTTCAACCTGGTGACCGGTTACGGCCCGGTGGTGGGCGAGGTGCTGGCCAGCCATCCGGAAGTCGACATGGTGTCGTTCACCGGCTCCACCCGCGCCGGCAAGCGCGTGTCCGAGCTGGCGGCGCAGACCGTCAAGCGCGTCGCGCTGGAGCTGGGCGGCAAGTCGGCCTCGGTGATCCTGGACGATGCCGACCTGCCGGCGGCGGTCAAGGGCACCATCAATGCCTGCTTCCTCAACTCCGGCCAGACCTGCTCGGCGCACACGCGCATGCTGGTGCCGCGCGCCCGCTACGACGAAGTCAAGGCGATCGCGCAGAAGGTGGTGGCCGGCTTTACCGTGGGCGATCCGCTGCAGGAAACCAGCAAGCTGGGCCCGCTGATCTCCGCGGTGCAGAAGGACCGCGTGACCGGCTATATCCGCCGCGGCCTGGAAGAGGGCGCCGAGCTGGTGGCCGGCGGCCCCGAGACCCCTGAAGGGCTGGACCAGGGCTTTTACGTCAAGCCGACCGTGCTCGGCAACGTCGAGCCGCGCGCGACTGTGGCGCAGGAGGAGATCTTCGGGCCGGTGCTGTCGATCATCTGCTATGACACCGAGGAAGACGCGGTGCGCATCGCCAACGACAGCATCTATGGCCTCGGCGGCGGCGTGTGGTCCGGCGACGAGGCCCGCGCGATCCGCGTGGCGCGCCGCATCCGCACCGGCCAGGTCGATATCAACGGCGGGCCGTTCAACATGCAGGCGCCGTTCGGCGGCTACAAGCAGTCCGGCAACGGGCGCGAAGCCGGCAAGTACGGGCTGGAGGAATTCCTCGAGTACAAGTCGCTGCAGCTGAAGAAGTCCGCCGCCTGA
- a CDS encoding ABC-F family ATPase has protein sequence MLSTANITMQFGPKPLFENISVKFGEGNRYGLIGANGCGKSTFMKILGGDLEPSSGNVMLEPGIRLGKLRQDQFAYEDMRVLDVVMMGHTEMWAAAQERDAIYANPEATDEDYMKAAELEAKYAEYDGYTAEARAGELLLGVGIPTAQHQGPMSDVAPGWKLRVLLAQALFSNPDVLLLDEPTNNLDINTIRWLETVLNERNSTMIIISHDRHFLNSVCTHMADMDYGTLKVYPGNYDEYMEASMQARERQMAANARAKERISELQDFVRRFSANKSKARQATSRAKQIEKIKVEDIKPSSRQNPFIRFEFEKKLHNLAVEVEGITKSYDRKIINNLSLAIQAGERVAIIGENGAGKTTLLRSLLNGAVQTGVQRGVEVDRGTVKWAENANVGYMPQDTYEEFPEDRDVMDWMSQWTQAGDDETSLRGTLGRLLFSADDIKKNVKVLSGGEKGRMIWGKLMLGRHNVLALDEPTNHMDMESIESMQIALDKFQGTLIFVSHDREFVSGLATRIIEVRTDGTLTDYLGTYDEYLQSQGIDG, from the coding sequence GTGCTTTCTACCGCAAACATCACCATGCAGTTCGGCCCCAAGCCGTTGTTCGAGAATATCTCGGTCAAGTTCGGCGAGGGCAACCGCTACGGCCTGATCGGCGCGAACGGCTGCGGCAAGTCCACCTTCATGAAGATCCTGGGCGGCGACCTCGAGCCGTCGTCGGGCAACGTCATGCTGGAGCCGGGCATCCGCCTGGGCAAGCTGCGCCAGGACCAGTTCGCCTATGAAGACATGCGCGTGCTCGACGTGGTGATGATGGGCCACACCGAGATGTGGGCCGCCGCGCAGGAGCGCGACGCCATCTACGCCAATCCGGAAGCGACCGACGAAGACTACATGAAGGCCGCCGAGCTCGAGGCCAAGTACGCCGAATACGACGGCTACACCGCCGAGGCGCGCGCCGGCGAACTGCTGCTGGGCGTGGGCATCCCCACCGCGCAGCACCAGGGCCCGATGAGCGACGTGGCGCCGGGCTGGAAGCTGCGCGTGCTGCTGGCGCAGGCACTGTTCTCGAACCCGGACGTGCTGCTGCTGGACGAGCCCACCAACAACCTGGACATCAACACCATCCGCTGGCTGGAGACCGTGCTCAACGAGCGCAACTCCACCATGATCATCATTTCCCACGATCGCCACTTCCTGAACTCGGTCTGCACCCACATGGCCGACATGGACTACGGCACGCTCAAGGTCTACCCGGGCAACTACGACGAGTACATGGAAGCGTCGATGCAGGCCCGCGAGCGCCAGATGGCCGCCAACGCGCGCGCCAAGGAGCGCATCAGCGAGCTGCAGGACTTCGTGCGCCGCTTCTCGGCCAACAAGTCCAAGGCCCGCCAGGCGACCTCGCGCGCCAAGCAGATCGAGAAGATCAAGGTCGAGGACATCAAGCCCTCGTCGCGCCAGAACCCGTTCATCCGCTTCGAATTCGAGAAGAAGCTGCACAACCTCGCGGTTGAGGTCGAAGGCATCACCAAGAGCTACGACCGCAAGATCATCAATAACCTGTCGCTGGCGATCCAGGCTGGCGAGCGCGTGGCCATCATCGGCGAGAACGGCGCGGGCAAGACCACGCTGCTGCGCAGCCTGCTGAACGGCGCGGTGCAGACCGGCGTGCAGCGCGGCGTCGAGGTCGACCGCGGCACGGTCAAGTGGGCCGAGAACGCCAACGTCGGCTACATGCCGCAGGACACCTACGAGGAGTTCCCGGAAGACCGCGACGTGATGGACTGGATGAGCCAGTGGACCCAGGCCGGCGACGACGAGACCTCGCTGCGCGGCACGCTGGGCCGCCTGCTGTTCTCGGCCGACGACATCAAGAAGAACGTCAAGGTGCTGTCCGGCGGCGAGAAGGGCCGCATGATCTGGGGCAAGCTGATGCTGGGCCGCCACAACGTGCTGGCGCTGGACGAGCCGACCAACCACATGGACATGGAATCGATCGAGTCGATGCAGATCGCGCTGGACAAGTTCCAGGGCACGCTGATCTTCGTCTCGCACGACCGCGAGTTCGTCAGCGGCCTGGCCACGCGCATTATCGAAGTGCGCACCGACGGCACGCTGACCGACTACCTGGGCACGTACGACGAGTACCTGCAGTCGCAGGGCATCGACGGCTGA
- the ldcA gene encoding muramoyltetrapeptide carboxypeptidase → MSTPNSRPHTEVRLIASSGYPHDVAIAARGCAWLKHHGYHMTNPDVLARRYLRFGGTDAERLADLHAIGTGVPHELTLAVRGGYGIARLLAQVDFARIAAQARASGTPIVGHSDFTAFQLAYLAATGGVTFAGPMLLADFGAEGVDAYMWEHFEGILRNPAYRVDIAAPQSGGQPFSGSVEGTLWGGNLAMLCSLLGTPFMPQVQGGVLFLEDINEPPYRVERMLVQLEQAGVLGAQRAIVLGDFSNYRVTDYDNGYDMDAVVAYLREQLPVPVLTGLPFGHCARKLTLPVGAQVRLSARADGFSMAFSGYPVLPPLA, encoded by the coding sequence ATGAGCACGCCGAACAGCAGGCCGCATACCGAAGTCCGACTGATCGCCTCGTCCGGGTATCCGCACGATGTCGCCATCGCCGCGCGGGGCTGCGCCTGGCTCAAGCACCATGGCTACCACATGACCAACCCCGACGTGCTGGCGCGGCGCTACCTGCGCTTCGGCGGCACCGACGCGGAGCGGCTGGCCGACCTGCACGCGATCGGCACCGGCGTGCCGCATGAACTGACGCTGGCGGTGCGCGGCGGTTATGGCATCGCGCGCTTGCTGGCGCAGGTCGACTTTGCCCGCATCGCCGCACAGGCGCGTGCCAGCGGCACGCCCATCGTCGGCCACAGCGACTTCACCGCGTTCCAGCTGGCCTACCTGGCGGCCACCGGCGGCGTCACCTTTGCCGGGCCGATGCTGCTGGCGGACTTTGGCGCCGAGGGCGTCGACGCCTATATGTGGGAGCACTTCGAGGGCATCCTGCGCAACCCAGCCTACCGCGTCGACATCGCCGCGCCGCAGTCCGGCGGCCAGCCGTTCTCCGGCAGCGTCGAGGGCACGCTGTGGGGCGGCAACCTGGCGATGCTGTGCAGCCTGCTGGGCACGCCGTTCATGCCGCAGGTGCAGGGCGGGGTGCTGTTCCTGGAAGACATCAACGAGCCCCCTTACCGGGTCGAGCGCATGCTGGTCCAGCTGGAGCAGGCGGGCGTGCTGGGCGCGCAGCGCGCCATCGTGCTGGGCGATTTCTCCAACTACCGCGTCACCGACTACGACAACGGCTACGACATGGACGCCGTGGTGGCCTACCTGCGCGAGCAGCTGCCGGTGCCGGTGCTGACCGGCCTGCCGTTCGGGCATTGCGCCCGCAAGCTGACGCTGCCGGTCGGCGCACAGGTGCGGCTGTCCGCACGTGCCGACGGCTTCAGCATGGCGTTCTCGGGCTATCCGGTGCTGCCGCCGCTGGCCTGA